A genomic window from Streptomyces mirabilis includes:
- a CDS encoding class I SAM-dependent methyltransferase yields MPKTGFFSQQLVSAPVMRDRDDLLLNLCAGRRVLHVGCADSPLTAEKLKCASLLHTKLLLAASAVHGVDVDRAGVELLREHLGGEYSVADVADPSDRGDLIKFRPEVVLAGDVIEHVRDAASFLHGLAALMREAGDGVELILSTPNGLAAKNMINTLVGLEIIHPDHVYVFTPASLARLVSDCGLRPKRWFFYHVDSGKGARARFYDAVSRVAAHVRPGFSEGQVLVCQTVT; encoded by the coding sequence GTGCCGAAAACTGGATTCTTTTCTCAACAGCTTGTCAGTGCGCCGGTGATGAGAGATCGCGACGATCTGCTGCTGAACCTCTGTGCTGGACGCCGTGTCCTCCACGTCGGCTGCGCCGATTCCCCGTTGACCGCCGAGAAACTGAAGTGCGCATCACTTCTGCACACCAAGCTCTTGCTGGCGGCATCGGCTGTGCACGGTGTGGATGTCGACCGCGCCGGCGTCGAGCTCCTGCGTGAGCACCTGGGCGGTGAATACTCGGTCGCCGACGTGGCAGATCCGAGCGACAGAGGCGATCTGATCAAGTTCAGGCCTGAGGTCGTACTGGCCGGTGATGTCATCGAACATGTGCGGGATGCCGCCTCGTTCCTGCACGGCCTCGCAGCCCTCATGCGGGAAGCGGGCGACGGTGTCGAGCTGATCCTCTCGACTCCCAACGGCTTGGCTGCCAAGAACATGATCAACACGTTGGTGGGCCTGGAGATCATCCATCCGGACCATGTCTATGTTTTCACACCGGCTTCGCTGGCCCGCCTCGTCTCGGACTGCGGGCTGCGCCCGAAGCGCTGGTTCTTTTATCACGTCGACTCCGGCAAGGGCGCCCGGGCGCGCTTCTACGATGCCGTCTCCCGGGTCGCGGCCCACGTACGGCCGGGCTTCTCCGAGGGACAAGTCCTGGTCTGCCAAACCGTCACCTGA
- a CDS encoding methyltransferase domain-containing protein encodes MLKSAITDYATPGSISHSARARRWAEMMRCFPELAEMRVLDLGGTPESWNHAPVLPAQVVCVNIHPKHATIHGPVTGFVADACDLPDTFRSEHFDLVYSNSLMEHVGGHDRRKRFADAVHAKADHHWVQTPYRYFPVEPHWLFPGMQWFPFRTRVAISQYWPHGPSSHDNIRKAAADVADVELLSATEMRSYFPGSQIWFERFAGLPKSLVARKMN; translated from the coding sequence ATGCTCAAATCAGCGATCACCGACTATGCAACGCCGGGGTCAATTTCCCACTCGGCTCGCGCACGCCGATGGGCGGAAATGATGCGATGCTTTCCCGAGCTGGCCGAGATGAGGGTACTGGATCTGGGAGGAACACCCGAATCCTGGAACCATGCACCCGTGCTGCCGGCCCAGGTGGTGTGTGTCAATATCCACCCGAAGCACGCCACCATCCATGGGCCGGTGACCGGGTTCGTCGCCGACGCCTGCGATCTGCCGGACACCTTCAGGTCCGAGCACTTCGACCTCGTGTACTCGAACTCACTGATGGAGCACGTAGGGGGCCATGATCGGCGCAAGCGCTTCGCGGACGCCGTGCATGCCAAGGCCGACCATCACTGGGTCCAGACTCCTTATCGTTACTTCCCGGTCGAACCTCACTGGCTTTTCCCCGGAATGCAGTGGTTTCCGTTCCGGACCAGGGTTGCGATCTCCCAGTACTGGCCGCACGGCCCGTCCTCCCACGATAATATCCGGAAGGCCGCAGCGGACGTTGCCGACGTGGAGTTGCTCTCCGCGACAGAGATGCGCTCCTATTTCCCCGGCTCACAGATCTGGTTCGAACGTTTCGCTGGGCTTCCTAAGTCCCTGGTGGCAAGAAAAATGAATTAA
- a CDS encoding glycosyltransferase, protein MKQEAKLMQVGMVVPTLGERPALLEECLNSLTGQEYAGLRLVVASSPSAVIDVKRATSPHIAVIPQNGSGIVDAVMTGWRHFGDSVDVLGWLGDDDRLPSGSIVAALRALERYPEAAMAYGQVRYIDAGGKAFKAMRPGRVGSLLLHLGHNMVFQPGCLYRRTAVEAVGGLDNSFRLAFDVDFHRRLAAHGRLRYVASVLGEIRYHPGSLTVRSRSESQREAELALSRQMPDWLRLTRPIWRPPAKGFVRVAAKVAGRTLTTAP, encoded by the coding sequence GTGAAGCAGGAGGCCAAACTGATGCAGGTTGGAATGGTGGTACCCACACTCGGTGAGCGCCCTGCGCTGCTGGAGGAGTGCCTGAATTCACTGACCGGGCAGGAGTATGCCGGACTCCGTCTCGTCGTCGCATCATCTCCCAGTGCGGTGATCGACGTGAAGAGAGCAACATCTCCCCATATCGCCGTGATCCCCCAGAACGGTTCTGGGATTGTGGACGCTGTCATGACGGGCTGGAGACATTTCGGTGACAGTGTCGACGTCCTGGGCTGGCTGGGTGACGACGACCGGCTGCCATCGGGTTCGATTGTCGCGGCACTTCGTGCCCTCGAGCGTTATCCTGAAGCCGCGATGGCATACGGTCAGGTGCGGTATATCGATGCCGGTGGCAAAGCCTTCAAGGCCATGCGCCCTGGACGAGTGGGTTCCCTGTTGTTGCACCTGGGGCACAACATGGTTTTCCAACCCGGTTGCCTTTACCGGCGCACAGCGGTCGAGGCTGTCGGAGGGCTGGACAACAGCTTCCGGCTTGCATTCGATGTCGATTTCCACCGGAGGCTCGCCGCCCATGGAAGGTTGCGCTATGTCGCCTCAGTTCTCGGTGAAATCCGCTATCACCCCGGGTCACTGACGGTCCGAAGTCGCTCGGAGTCGCAACGCGAAGCCGAGTTGGCCCTCAGTCGGCAGATGCCGGATTGGCTGCGTCTGACGAGGCCGATCTGGCGGCCGCCAGCCAAGGGTTTCGTTCGGGTGGCAGCGAAGGTTGCCGGGCGGACACTGACCACGGCACCGTGA
- a CDS encoding glycosyltransferase family 2 protein, with product MKELIASQPASVPGTLKTILITVPTTGGRPVRPLLYELVDQARAAESAGGRTVSVVLLDNSAAGSESARMGAAACGVEYVRVPAPGFSQVRNAAMDAAGQYDALVFIDDDERPAPGWLCALVTSAEANTADVVVGPVVVRLPPNAPRWLDGGRLIRQVRSQEDGPLEGFAASGNTLVRMSTVRRMGLRFNSAFDVTGGEDSVFFHELTKCGARVFFTRAALVFEIQDQDRMTLQGLVRRSYGRGRTSAVVESKIMDIPMHTRVIRRAGKFTRALYWILSGTVLWRPIDCVRGMLDIAFVCGWITTLVAALPRTAISRWK from the coding sequence ATGAAAGAATTGATCGCCAGCCAACCAGCCTCCGTTCCCGGCACGCTGAAGACCATCCTCATCACCGTGCCGACGACAGGTGGACGGCCCGTGCGTCCTCTGCTCTACGAGCTCGTCGACCAGGCGCGCGCCGCAGAGAGCGCCGGTGGCCGCACCGTTTCGGTCGTCCTGCTCGACAACTCGGCGGCTGGCTCGGAGTCGGCCCGCATGGGTGCAGCGGCCTGTGGAGTCGAGTACGTTCGGGTACCGGCTCCCGGTTTCTCCCAGGTCCGCAATGCGGCAATGGATGCGGCCGGACAGTACGACGCACTGGTCTTCATCGATGACGACGAACGGCCGGCCCCCGGATGGCTCTGCGCGCTGGTGACCAGTGCCGAGGCCAACACCGCCGACGTTGTCGTGGGCCCTGTCGTGGTCCGCCTGCCTCCCAACGCGCCTCGCTGGCTCGACGGAGGCCGGCTGATTCGCCAGGTACGGTCCCAGGAAGACGGGCCGTTGGAAGGGTTCGCCGCATCCGGCAACACCTTGGTGCGCATGTCTACGGTCCGCCGAATGGGCCTGCGCTTCAACTCCGCGTTCGACGTGACCGGCGGCGAGGACTCGGTCTTCTTTCACGAGCTGACCAAATGCGGAGCAAGGGTCTTCTTCACCCGCGCAGCACTTGTTTTTGAAATCCAAGACCAGGACAGGATGACCCTGCAGGGGCTCGTCCGCCGATCCTACGGCAGGGGACGTACCTCAGCCGTCGTGGAGTCCAAGATCATGGATATTCCGATGCACACTCGCGTGATTCGGAGAGCGGGTAAATTCACTCGGGCGCTCTACTGGATCCTTTCCGGTACGGTACTCTGGCGCCCGATCGACTGCGTGCGGGGCATGCTGGACATTGCCTTCGTATGCGGCTGGATCACGACGCTCGTCGCTGCTTTGCCCCGCACCGCGATCAGCCGCTGGAAGTGA
- a CDS encoding glycosyltransferase family 4 protein, whose translation MVVVEQALHNLETFPLLAREVWRQARGGSGPAVAMWGNGRTCDKEVGPLLQTAKRVLTRQAKWFFAYTAGGADHVAAQGFPRDRITVVRNATDTTALAEARKRVTDEQVAEFSSRHGLVPGRTGLYLGRFHTTKRIPFLLEAVAHIVKRMPEFKLLVAGDGECRSLIEASAARGEGVVYLGPVHDERRALLGAASQLMLMPGMVGLCAVDSFALRTPVMTAAWAYRSPESAEYLDHGRNSLVVEGGPEEYAEAVVKTLSSPRLMTRLKGGCASDADRYTVEGMSARFTEGVAGLLEARFPLTSSG comes from the coding sequence GTGGTGGTCGTAGAACAGGCTCTCCACAATCTGGAGACGTTCCCCTTGCTCGCCAGGGAGGTGTGGCGGCAGGCACGGGGCGGATCCGGCCCTGCCGTGGCAATGTGGGGCAACGGCCGGACTTGCGACAAGGAAGTGGGACCTCTGCTGCAGACAGCGAAGCGTGTCCTGACCCGGCAGGCGAAATGGTTCTTCGCCTATACGGCGGGAGGCGCGGACCACGTAGCTGCACAGGGATTTCCGCGCGATCGCATCACTGTGGTGCGGAATGCCACGGACACCACAGCTCTGGCGGAGGCCCGGAAGCGGGTCACGGATGAGCAGGTCGCCGAGTTCTCCTCCCGGCATGGGCTGGTACCCGGACGTACTGGGCTCTACCTCGGGCGCTTTCATACGACCAAACGGATTCCGTTTCTCTTGGAAGCCGTGGCTCACATCGTCAAGCGAATGCCCGAGTTCAAGCTTCTCGTCGCGGGTGACGGCGAGTGCCGGTCATTGATCGAGGCGTCGGCTGCGCGCGGAGAGGGCGTGGTGTACCTGGGGCCCGTCCACGACGAGCGGCGCGCGTTGCTGGGCGCCGCGTCGCAGCTCATGCTCATGCCTGGGATGGTTGGACTCTGCGCGGTCGATTCGTTCGCACTGCGCACCCCAGTGATGACGGCCGCCTGGGCCTATCGCAGCCCGGAGTCCGCCGAGTACCTGGACCACGGCCGTAACTCCCTGGTGGTTGAGGGCGGGCCGGAGGAGTATGCGGAAGCAGTGGTGAAGACCCTGTCCAGCCCCAGGCTGATGACCCGGCTCAAGGGAGGCTGCGCGTCGGATGCCGACAGGTACACAGTGGAGGGGATGAGTGCCCGATTCACGGAAGGTGTGGCCGGGTTGCTTGAGGCACGCTTTCCTCTCACTTCCAGCGGCTGA